One window from the genome of Palaemon carinicauda isolate YSFRI2023 chromosome 24, ASM3689809v2, whole genome shotgun sequence encodes:
- the LOC137617901 gene encoding uncharacterized protein: MYGVIMSVGDVDYESVKTRIIEQVKRMKGSVKYKRKNDFDEARMNAGEAISMYVCRLETLARKKYGDEGINENKELMRKFLATVPENVCEFINLKRKEKMRWTQERLTWDDILEIVEDYELDRCMKESKSVSVRTGMEESVIEFGSYKDAILRGPMRVADNVVDRSVRASNVGIPVRTNEGFRQGNQVWRDRSASAPQDRSGSCIREEKCYRCGKVGHKKNECRWALGACFGCGEVGHRISECTKGKGVKCYRCGMTGHVASGCRSNRMNVICGNCGKDGHYARMCKEPRGKCTECGADGHVARVCRKKGVSQPGCSGN, from the coding sequence atgtatggagtgataatgagtgtaggggacgttgattatgaaagtgtgaaaacgagaataattgagcaggtaaaacgtatgaaagggagtgttaagtataagcgtaagaatgattttgatgaggcaaggatgaatgcaggagaagctatatcaatgtacgtatgtaggttggaaactttagctaggaagaagtatggggatgaaggtataaatgagaataaggagttaatgaggaagtttttggcaacagtacctgagaatgtgtgtgaatttattaatttgaaacgcaaagagaaaatgaggtggacgcaagagagattgacatgggatgatatactagagatagttgaggattatgagttagataggtgcatgaaagaaagtaaatctgtgagtgtaagaactggaatggaagaaagtgtaatagaatttggtagttataaggacgcaattttgagaggaccaatgagggtagctgataatgtagtagataggagtgttagggcgagtaatgtgggaatacctgtaaggacaaatgaagggtttaggcaagggaatcaggtttggagggataggagtgctagtgcgccgcaagataggtcaggtagttgtatccgtgaagagaagtgttatagatgtgggaaagtaggacataagaagaatgaatgtagatgggctcttggtgcttgttttggatgtggtgaggtagggcatagaattagcgagtgcacgaaagggaaaggggtaaaatgttatcggtgtggtatgactgggcacgtagcaagtggatgtaggagtaatcgtatgaatgtgatttgtggtaattgtggtaaggatggtcattatgctagaatgtgcaaggagccgcggggtaagtgtactgaatgtggtgcagatgggcatgtagctagagtatgtaggaagaagggagtaagtcagccaggatgttcgggaaactag
- the LOC137617903 gene encoding piggyBac transposable element-derived protein 4-like: MASKKAYTNEELSELMNTTGALSEICEDSGSESDNDEIYELECDLLYDSDENQEYLPEPGDESSDEEEDDVMMSMKKKRGKRVASTPVKRPRRTSVDRSLSPIPTDVPTPIASTSATPAATDRGRRRQRDIPPIVTFKTTTTATPSKFRWSCRPQTPSNVRTPTRNIVSAFTPGPTPGAARNAVSPEEAFSLFFNDDLIQVIVTWTNKAIDTFASNYKRRSATFAPTVPLEVKALLGVLIISAQKCDEHIPTSEMWSVDTGCGLYRVAMSEARFRFLIRCLRFDDPQTRQVRREVDKFAAVREIWDIFIERCGKLYVPHENLTVDEQLLGFRGRCPFRMYIPNKPAKYGIKLVLINDSKSEYLVGGIPYLGKQGTQPKGGLTLGHQFTRELTRPYPGTHRNVTTDNWFTSVPLVSDLLNNCGMTLVGTVRANKKEIPKEMTDKATRERGSSAFLYTKEMTLVSYVSDTSKTTKKLVLLLSSQHTQPNIGTKGKPEIIEFYNSTKGGVDTFDQMCSGNSCSCKTRRWPLCIFYGMVNAANVNSYILYKENMERGGNRKVISRQKFMLQLGKALITPWATSRLDLPLPRSLQSLITTVCNVPSPGSAAGSPGTSFSASSGALVRCCECPVKSDRKTRHRCNKCVKPMCPRHLYPVCGDCI, from the coding sequence ATGGCCAGCAAAAAGGCATACACAAATGAAGAACTGTCTGAACTTATGAACACAACTGGGGCTCTCTCAGAAATTTGTGAAGATAGTGGTTCtgaaagtgataatgatgaaatttatGAACTTGAATGTGACCTGTTATATGATAGTGATGAAAACCAAGAATATTTACCTGAACCAGGAGATGAGAGTTCTGATGAGGAAGAAGATGACGTGATGATGAGcatgaagaagaaaagaggaaaaagggtaGCCTCTACACCAGTCAAACGCCCCCGTCGTACCTCTGTTGACCGTTCTCTATCCCCAATTCCTACCGACGTCCCCACACCTATCGCTTCTACCTCAGCTACTCCTGCTGCCACTGATAGGGGAAGAAGGCGCCAGCGTGATATTCCGCCCATCGTCACATTCAAGACTACAACGACTGCCACCCCTAGTAAGTTTAGGTGGAGTTGTCGGCCGCAGACCCCAAGTAACGTAAGGACTCCCACAAGGAACATCGTGAGCGCCTTTACTCCTGGCCCAACTCCAGGGGCGGCAAGGAATGCAGTGTCACCAGAGGAAGCTTTCAGTTTATTTTTCAATGATGATCTCATCCAAGTGATTGTGACGTGGACTAACAAGGCCATTGATACATTTGCCTCCAACTATAAAAGAAGATCAGCCACTTTTGCTCCCACTGTGCCATTAGAAGTCAAAGCATTGCTGGGTGTACTTATCATCAGTGCCCAGAAGTGCGATGAACACATCCCCACCAGTGAAATGTGGAGCGTGGATACAGGTTGTGGTCTATACCGTGTGGCAATGTCCGAGGCTCGGTTCAGGTTCCTTATTCGGTGTCTAAGATTTGACGACCCACAAACGCGACAGGTTCGGCGAGAGGTTGACAAGTTTGCTGCTGTGAGGGAAATATGGGACATTTTTATTGAGAGATGTGGCAAACTGTATGTCCCCCATGAAAACCTCACTGTTGATGAGCAGCTACTGGGATTCAGGGGCCGCTGCCCCTTCCGTATGTACATTCCCAACAAGCCGGCCAAGTATGGAATCAAGCTCGTTCTCATCAATGATAGCAAGTCCGAGTACTTGGTTGGTGGCATCCCATACTTGGGGAAGCAGGGGACTCAACCAAAGGGCGGCCTTACACTCGGCCATCAGTTTACCCGAGAGCTAACGAGGCCTTACCCTGGAACACACAGGAACGTCACAACTGACAACTGGTTTACCTCTGTTCCCCTGGTATCAGATCTCCTAAATAACTGTGGCATGACTCTTGTTGGCACAGTGCGCGCCAACAAGAAGGAGATACCGAAGGAGATGACGGACAAAGCTACAAGAGAGCGTGGATCAAGTGCCTTCCTGTACACAAAGGAAATGACTCTGGTGTCATATGTGTCTGATACATCCAAGACAACAAAGAAACTAGTGTTGCTCCTGTCATCTCAGCACACTCAGCCCAACATTGGCACTAAAGGAAAACCGGAGATCATTGAATTCTACAATTCAACAAAAGGAGGCGTTGATACGTTTGACCAGATGTGTTCCGGGAATTCCTGTTCGTGCAAAACAAGACGTTGGCCACTCTGTATTTTTTATGGAATGGTGAATGCTGCCAATGTAAACTCTTACATTTTAtacaaggagaatatggaaagagggGGCAACAGAAAAGTCATATCACGCCAGAAATTCATGCTGCAGCTCGGGAAGGCCCTAATCACCCCATGGGCCACGTCACGGCTGGATTTACCCTTGCCCCGATCCTTGCAGTCCTTGATCACCACTGTCTGCAATGTACCATCACCAGGCAGTGCTGCAGGATCACCAGGGACATCTTTCTCAGCCAGCAGCGGTGCATTGGTGCGCTGTTGTGAGTGCCCGGTCAAGTCCGATAGGAAGACGCGTCACAGATGCAACAAGTGCGTCAAGCCGATGTGTCCTCGGCATCTGTATCCAGTCTGTGGTGACTGTATCTaa